Within Sporosarcina sp. PTS2304, the genomic segment TGACAAATCACGTTTTGGTGCATTGAAGTCAATGATGATTACTGTATTTGGCGGGTTAATGATGCTCGGGGCCTTTGCGTTGCTTAGTATTATGGGGAATACATTCTCTATTCGCGAGCTAATCGCTCAGGCACCTCAATTAGTGAATGAGCCGTACTTTACGTTAGCGTTAGCTTTACTACTACTTGGTGCATTTACAAAATCTGCACAATTTCCTTTTTACGTTTGGTTGCCAGACGCTATGGAAGCGCCTACTCCGGTTAGTGCGTACTTGCACTCGGCTACAATGGTAAAGGCGGGTATTTACTTGGTTGCACGTTTTACCCCGATTTTCGGTACATCGTCTATATGGATTTGGCTCGTAACCGGCATTGGTTTACTGACGTTGTTCTGGGGTTCTTTTTTCGCCATCAAACAAACAGATTTAAAAGCCATTTTGGCATTCTCCACCGTCAGCCAGCTCGGATTAATTATGTCGTTGCTTGGTGCAGGTGCAATTTCCTATCATACGACGGACGCCGTGTTTGCATTAGCAACTTATGCAGCCATCTTTCATTTGATTAACCATGCAACCTTTAAAGGTGGATTATTTATGATTGCCGGTATTATCGATCATGAAACCGGTACCCGAGATATTCGGAAACTCGGCGGATTGATGAGTATTATGCCGTTAAGTTTCACTGTAGCTTTGATCGGCTCATTGTCAATGGCCGGCTTACCGCCATTTAATGGATTTCTAAGTAAAGAGATGTTCTTAGATTCTATGGTGGCGCTTCAGCATTTCGAATTATTCAACTTTGATACATGGGGGATTTTATTCCCAATCGTCGCATGGATTGCAAGCGTATTCACATTTACGTACAGTTTATATTTCTTACTAAAGACGTTTGCAGGTCAGAAGAAATTAGAACAGTTACCAAAACAGCCGCATGAAGCACCGATCGGGATGTTGCTTGCTCCTATGATATTAGCTAGCTTGGTACTTATCATTTTCTTCATTCCAAATCTTGTCGGCAAGTGGATCATCAAACCTGCTGTGATGGCTGTGCAACCTACATTGTATGCAAACCCGCAGACCGTGAATGTTCATGTTCAGGCTTGGCATGGTTTCGGTTCGACAGCTCTCTGGTTGACGATTGGAATTATTGCAGTTGGTTCTTTATTTTACGTCACTATTCCAAAATGGCAGCCGTTGTATAATATTCAACCTGCCAAATTGTCATTGAATGAAGGCTATGATGCTTTGATGCGCGGAAGTGATCGAGGAATGAACCGATTATCTCGATTGTATATGGATGGCGTGATTCGCACGTATTTACTGTATATTTTTGCGTTTCTTTCCGTAGCAATCATTGCTGTGTTATTTATCAAGGATGCATTCGTTATTGATATGACTAGTTTTGCCGCTATTTCACTTTATAGTATATTGAATGCGATTATTTTGGTATTGGCTGTTGGATTCGTAGTATTTTCCAACAATCGGTTAGCTGCGATTATTTCGTTAGGTGGTGTCGGTTATTCTGTCGCCCTCTTCTTCGTTATTTTCAAAGCGCCGGACTTAGCTTTAACCCAGCTCGTAATCGAAACAGTTTCTGTCGCTCTCTTCTTACTGGCGTTCAAACATCTACCAGCTTTGAACTCTCATGGAGAAACCGCAAAAGTGAAAGTAGTAAACTTTATAATTGCCTTGAGTGTCGGTGTGATGGTGACGCTGGTCGCGTTATCCAGTCACTCACAAAAGCTGATTCCTTCGATATCGCAGTATTATAAAGATACAGTCGCAACGGAAGCGGGTGGCGGAAATATCGTTAACGTCATTCTCGTGGATTACCGTGGATTTGATACGTTATTCGAGATTGCGGTACTTGCAATTGCAGGAATTGCTGTACTTGGAATGATACGTTTACGTGTTTCGAGAAAGGAGACTACTGATGAAAACAAATGATGTGATTTTACAAACTACAGCCAAAGTCGTGTTTTTCATCATCTTCTTATTCTCGATTCACATTTTCTTTACGGGGCATTACGCACCTGGTGGAGGTTTCGTAGGCGGACTGTTGACAACAGGCGCGATTGTTTTATTGTTGCTTGCTTTTGACTTGCGAACAATTCAGCAAATTTTGCCATTTAACTTTACGATCGTAACAGCTATTGGTTTATTGCTGGCACTAGGCACGGCAGCAGGATCTATCGCGTTTAATGTCCCCTTTTTCACACATGCGTTTGACGATTTCACGTTGCCACTATTCGGCACGACATCACTTCATACAGCAATGTTATTTGATAGCGGTGTCTATTTAGTAGTCGTCGGCTCGGCCATTACGATTATTCAATCGATTGGAGGAGATGACTGATGGAGTTACTACTTGCGATTGTAATCGGTGTGTTATTTACCGCTGCTGTATACTTGATCCTCTCCCGCAGCTTGTTGAAAATCATTTTGGGGACAGGCTTACTCAGTCACGGTGCACACTTACTTATTTTAACGATGGGCGGACTCGGTGGTACAGCTCCTCCTGTGCTCGCTGACGGCGTGACAGACTTTGCCGATCCGCTGCCCCAAGCTTTAATCTTAACTGCGATCGTCATCAGTTTCGGTGTCACAGCGGTGATGCTGGTCATGGCGTATCGTATGTATGCGGTTCATAAAACAGATAATATGAATGAATTGAGAGGGAATGATGAACATGATTAATCTTCTTTTATTTCCGATCATTATTCCTTTTTTCTTCGCGATGATTTTATTGTTTTTCAAAGAG encodes:
- a CDS encoding Na+/H+ antiporter subunit A yields the protein MEFVLLIFLPVIFALLVPFVAKYLKGIHTGWIVLLVPLALFIYYLSFIPLMMDGGHAISELKWIPSLGITFISYIDGLSLLFTLLITGIGSLVVLYSVFYMDKKKEDLGSFYVYLLIFMTAMLGVVQSDNTITLYLFWELTSISSFLLIGYWYTRDKSRFGALKSMMITVFGGLMMLGAFALLSIMGNTFSIRELIAQAPQLVNEPYFTLALALLLLGAFTKSAQFPFYVWLPDAMEAPTPVSAYLHSATMVKAGIYLVARFTPIFGTSSIWIWLVTGIGLLTLFWGSFFAIKQTDLKAILAFSTVSQLGLIMSLLGAGAISYHTTDAVFALATYAAIFHLINHATFKGGLFMIAGIIDHETGTRDIRKLGGLMSIMPLSFTVALIGSLSMAGLPPFNGFLSKEMFLDSMVALQHFELFNFDTWGILFPIVAWIASVFTFTYSLYFLLKTFAGQKKLEQLPKQPHEAPIGMLLAPMILASLVLIIFFIPNLVGKWIIKPAVMAVQPTLYANPQTVNVHVQAWHGFGSTALWLTIGIIAVGSLFYVTIPKWQPLYNIQPAKLSLNEGYDALMRGSDRGMNRLSRLYMDGVIRTYLLYIFAFLSVAIIAVLFIKDAFVIDMTSFAAISLYSILNAIILVLAVGFVVFSNNRLAAIISLGGVGYSVALFFVIFKAPDLALTQLVIETVSVALFLLAFKHLPALNSHGETAKVKVVNFIIALSVGVMVTLVALSSHSQKLIPSISQYYKDTVATEAGGGNIVNVILVDYRGFDTLFEIAVLAIAGIAVLGMIRLRVSRKETTDENK
- a CDS encoding Na(+)/H(+) antiporter subunit B; the encoded protein is MKTNDVILQTTAKVVFFIIFLFSIHIFFTGHYAPGGGFVGGLLTTGAIVLLLLAFDLRTIQQILPFNFTIVTAIGLLLALGTAAGSIAFNVPFFTHAFDDFTLPLFGTTSLHTAMLFDSGVYLVVVGSAITIIQSIGGDD
- a CDS encoding Na(+)/H(+) antiporter subunit C — encoded protein: MELLLAIVIGVLFTAAVYLILSRSLLKIILGTGLLSHGAHLLILTMGGLGGTAPPVLADGVTDFADPLPQALILTAIVISFGVTAVMLVMAYRMYAVHKTDNMNELRGNDEHD